The Rattus rattus isolate New Zealand chromosome 8, Rrattus_CSIRO_v1, whole genome shotgun sequence genome contains the following window.
acaaaacagaaactgccCATCTTCACATACACATTTTGTGAATAAAGCCAAAGAAGTGATAAGATGCATTTGAACACTTGCTACCAAAACACCAAGTGATTTTCAGTCCTATGCCTTTTCAGCTTCTGAGTGATTTAAAAGCAATGCCAGTGATGGAACAGAAGGCTAAGAcgtgaaaaggaagaagtgagtcaAAACATTGTGATAGGAATCTAAGAACAAGTTACAACAGAGTTGGTTTTAGCAGAAGCAGAGAGGTagcaagaaaaatgaaaccatttaaAATGGAACAAGAGGGTAACTTCAGGCTTGGGAAATGGGTGGTGACTTCAAATATGTGCCAATCAGCATCTTGGGAAAAAAGAAGTTTTAGAGTTCATTACAGACTTCTAGCATTGTCTCATATGTGTTATTCTGGCTTGACCCTCCCTTCTGATTtccaaacaggaaaataaaggaTCATTTTTTTTGTGGCTCAAAGCTGCATACATCTCAGCATCTCCACAATTCCTTATACACCATAGTTTCTGGCTGAAGAGTAATCAGGCTTCTATGCTACTGATCTGCTTTGtccccacactttttttttaattccctgcTGTCCCAAAGCTAAGGATAAACTAAATTCTAGTACTCAAATCTTAATCCCTATTCAGCAAGAGCCCCCAGACTCACCAGCCATGAGGAAAAGCCTCAGTTCTTTCGCACCCTGCAGAGAGCTTCGGAGAATAAACTGAAAGTTACTTGGGCATTTCATCAGCATATGGAGGCGGGGATTTCCAGGAGCTGGTGAAAGAGCCACTCAGAAAGGATCAAATGCTGTGGGGAAATGCCCTGTAACTCATAAAAGTGGCTTCCTTTTTCCTGATCTCTTGGGAACAAGCAAACACAACTACATAGGctgcaaaaatagaaaaaagaaaaaaaatgccgtGGATGTCTCATCCTTTGAACgcgttttcctttttctctattcTTCAAGGCCCCAGTAAGACACagaactgtttttttcttttctggttttcagtAACTCGACCTTTGCTTTCTAAAACATCAGTTCTAAGTCCATGCAATTTAACAGTCTCATTTCTACTGGAGAATTAAGCAATTGTTTCCTATTTCAGTGTGTTGTTCACAGTAGTATAACCTTTCTATACATATTCCTACAGACTTAGTCTTTTATTAGACATAGTTCAGAGCAAGCCTTTTGTCTCCTCACCCCTGGAAGAATTCCATTAACTGTGCAAGACTATCTTTTTGCAAAAATTTTTGCTTCAAGTGATTGAATACTTCTACTGGTTGGTACCCCCTGAACAAAGGCTACTCATACAGGCAGTTGCAGGCTGAAAGAGAATGAATGCATGATCACATGATCTTGGGAGAGAGGTATATCAGGTGAATGattagagaaagggaaaagacaaaTGCTGTGGTGTGTTGAACTTGGAGGCTTTAGGGAATATTGGGTTAAATAGGCAGGATTAAAGGAAGTGAccttcctcagctcctcctgcacttaACAAATACTGCTGAGAGACTGGATAAAATAATGACACTACTGCCCTTCTGCTCAATGTCATGCTTGTTTGGTAATTGTTCCCTGGTTGCTTATTTGTTGAGTGTGAAATTTTAAGGTTCTTAGGCTAAATCAATATTCTTTGATCCATGACTTTTTGGGATCTATGAAGCATAATAGCATGTAGAGGTTTCTTTGTTGTGCTCAAAGCTTCCAAAGTAATAAGTAAATACTCCATTTTGAGAtaccatttattattttgtctatCATGTCCCAGGTCTATTTTATACAAATCTACTGCTGAGCGCTAAATTCTTGGAATTCATAAGGCTGTGGTATCTATATGACTATAGGAAAAAACAGGCAAATTATATCGTAAAAAGAAATAATGCCAATCAGATAGAGCTGTATTTAAGAATAAAgtctaagggttggggatttagctcagtggtaaaacgcttgcctaacaagctcaaggccctgggttcagtcctcagctccaggaaaaaaaaagtgtatgatTCCTTAAGAATAAAGTCTAAGAATCCTGCTGATATTGTGACTactgagggattctgggagagaGGCAGTAAACTGTTTTCAGTTGTGTTTCCAGGAAGTTATCTATCAGTATCCAGGAGACACTCCATTCCCATGGTCACACTGGTAATTCTGGTTAAACTAAGtgagtctcaaaaacaagaaaagatatGGGTGTTTGAATGGGAATTTTAGAGAAGAGAATAATTGTAGGGATAGAAGAATACTATAGAGGATATAAGGGTGTAGTAATCAGAATgcattttatacatgtgtaaaaTTTTCTAAGAATAAGTTGAATAATAAAGACTTAAGTTGCTCTTCTTTTGCTCTAAAAATCAAGTCAAATAAAGGAAAATCTAATAGCAACAGCCACAACAAACAGGatagcctttttgttttgttttgaaatttattgtATCATTTTGGGGATTATTGGCTTCTTATTGGCATGATTCCCAACACAGGTACATAAGAATGAAGTCTTGGATTcctatacaaaagagaaataacaaaaacatgaGCATTCTGCTGAGATGTATGCAGAATACAGTATCACACTGCAATGCTGGTATATAAACCCACAACAGAGAGAGCCTAAGGTGTGTTTATCCTACTGAGAGAAAAATGCAGACACATAGAGCATGGGCTTCTCAAAATTTTGTTACGTAACAGCCAACTCTGAGAAAGAACCATGAAAATCtgagaatgttaaaaaaaatcaaagtaatttgtagacaaatggtgtcccttcagtctgtctctgttctcaccATATTATACCAGATGTAGAAACTTGCATCCGAATCAGTTTTATTACTCTTCAGTGGACTTTATTCAACATTCCcttattgtacacacacacacacacacacacacacacacacacacacagaagcacatgaagatacacatgtacacacaaacacaaatgcataaaCACACAAGTGAACAAATACATTGGTATGACATACTTTAATGTCCTGGGAAGAGGTAGAAACGTTTTGTCAGGGTCACCCTTTCAGTGGTTGGCATCTGTAGTCTAGAGTCTGGTTGTTCGAAAGAAAATCGAACCTAGAAGTGAAAGCAAGGTTTGGAGTGATAATTTTCAGAGAGTACAGTCTCAACTCAAGGTGGACAAAGACTGCATTGACTGACATGACAATAAGTAATGAAACAATAACCCATGGTAATATAAGAACTAAAGTTATGAGAATATTTCCCAGACTATTAAGTCTCTTTCTGTAGTTGACAAATATGATGGGTACAGATATAGTAAATTCTGCTCCATATTCTACCAAGATAAGGATATAggttaatatatataattatttcttgAGGCACCTAATCATAAAACATTGACATTACATATGGATTGCTGACTaaccagtaaataaataaacatcccTTTTGAAAGAATGACAAACATGCATAGAACTTTTTCATTGGAAGCAGTTTGAGGAGCCAAAGACCAGAGAAGTAGAATTGAAAAGCATCTAGAGCCCCACCTTTCTGAAAATGTCCTCCAAGTCACAAGACCAGGCatattctttcatgtgtttgatgAGTGACTCAATGAAGAGAGATCCCCGGACAGGATGTCTCCAGGACACATTATCTGTAAATAAAGTACATTCCAAATCTTAGGATAGACCTAACCCTTGATATAGATCCAGCCTTTCCACTCTAAGTGGACACATTGTAGagtttatactttattttatatactgCCTGCTAATTTTTCAGTGTATACAAAATTCAATGGGAACATTTTCCCTCTTACTCAAGATGGTTGCTGTAAACAATGCAGACATTCAGACAGTGTAGCTTCTAATTTCAAGGAGGTGAAAATCTAATAGAGAGATAGGCTAACTAAAGAAGGGAATGTGATTAGGTTTGGGAAAGTAAGTATCTGACTCTGTGTCTCTAGCATGCAATTCAATGACTATGATAGAAGttcattgtacattttaaaatgcaatgttCTTAACTATAATGTGAGAATAATTATTTCTACTAAAAGAGATATTTGAAGAATAGATGACAAATCACAAATATCTAAGCGACGTAAAGGAAATGGAAAGGAGTGGAAACAGATATCTCTGAAAGCACTTTGTTTGTTGAAAAGAGTAAAAGGCCAGATTCTTTTCAGAAAAGTCCTAGTACGTGATTGGCATTTACACAGGCAAATTGCAGCTGGGTTTTGGTAGTAAAAGAGTATAGAGTCTGAATCATGTATAGGGGATAGTGAAGAAGgcaagaaaaaggaaggcagaattCAATTTGGGGATGGCAAGAGTGCAGAAGACTCTAGAACTAGAGATCAATATATGGTGCAAGACAAAAGGAAATTATTCAAAGGAACAGTTACATCTAATATTAAAGCTATTTGCATTCTTAAGCTGGAAACCTGTGGGTGCTTTGGtatggtatttttaaattaaatacatttatttttgacaatttcttCCATGTGTAAAATGCATCTGATTATGTTTATGACTTGTTCTCTCTTTAACTTCTTTTCACTCATTAACCAATTCTTCTCCCTTATATGTCGTtcctgcatgcattttttttttgtatttttagtgATGCACTGAATATAATTAGGAATGTCTGAGTGACCATGTGTATGATATCTATGTAACAGAGTCTCATGAGCTTACTGATTGGTATATTTCTTCAGATGATTATCCATCTGCCAGAATTTATTAGCCAAAAGTTCAGTAAGGCCCTATTGTCCAAGAATGTATCAATGGCCACTGTGATTTTAACATAGGAAAAAATATAGGGATATATACATCAAGGCATGGTTCACCCAATGTAGAAGTAGGCTATATCTGGAGGGTGTAACCATAGTCAGCAATATAATTTGTAAGCTATTTAATTAGATGTGAGACCTCAAGGACATATTTGAGTAAAAGAATGTAGGCCTCAAAAAGtgtaaaattcagaaaataaaagaatcaaatgAGTTTTAATTAAGCCTTAACATAGTAACTTAAGTTAGAATTCAAATTAGAACTTTAATAATAAGTGTAACTTAATGTTTTAGGAATTCTTCAATATTTCACAAATATCACCTCATTCAGTCCTTGCCACAATAACAGTATATTAACATATAATGGtgagaaatttgaagaaatttcAGCATGATGAAAGAATTATACTTAATTTAGATGTAATAAATGGGAATGCAAGAATATAATCTGAATATAACCAGTTAGCATACATTTTAATTACTtacaatatttgttttattgtataaaaGTGTCTCACATTAAAGTTTTCTTATCCTCTAATACGTAACATAAACTAGCTGGTCTGTATGATTTGAAGAGATTGGCCTATATCAACGCTCCTAACTACTCATAggaacactgagattacagatgaaTGTCcaggttttcatagtctctgagaATCTCAGGTTAAGTGAtcaatcttcctgtttccataaCCCCATCATCAGGATTCTGTAATTACTTGATACTTGTGTACAATTGTGTTCTGACTAAACTCTGTGATGTACACCTTTAAGATTTTATGGAACTTTAGGGAGGATGTTCATCTATTTAACTGTTAACTTTTATAGCTCGAGGAGAAATATGCAGCATGAAGAGTTTACTAGTtcagaaaaaaagacacatataTTTTGCCTGTGCGGATAAGAGGGATTGGATACGAAGTTTAAAGgtggtcttggggttggggatttagctcagtggtagagcgcttgcctaggaagcgcaaggccctgggttcggtccccagctccgaaaaaaagaactaaaaaaaaaaaaaaaaggtggtcttaaggatctgaaggggtttacaacccataagaagaacaacaatatgaaccaaccagacccctagtGCTTCCAAGCAAtataccaccaaccaaaaaatacacatatagggtcccatgactccagctgcatctgtagcagagatggcctcttgtaggacatcaatggaaATAGAGACGCTTGATTCTGGAAAGTCTTGATAGCCCGgtataggggaatgacagggcagggaggcaggagtgggtgagtgggtgagtgggtggaggagtacctttgtagaaacagggggagggaagatgggataggggtttccagaagggaaagcaggaaaagggataacatttgaaatataaataaataaaatatccaataaaaataaataaaataaggagaCCTAGGAGACCTTAAtgcaattacaaaacaaaacaaaacaaaacaaaaaaaaccaaaagtctTATATAttgctatatgtatatatagagtcTTTTTTTCTAACAGTAACAGAGACAAAAGTGATCTGTATAAAAAACCCTTTACCTGGTGTTGAAGAGCAGAAAGCAATAAAATCTTTCTCTATATGGGCCTTCTTAATGCCATCATCTTCAAAAATTGCATCTGTTAAGAATCCCTCTTCGGAGTTTCCTACTGAATCTTTTAACAACACCACTCCTTGTTTCTCTGGAAAACCAAAACTGATTTCATATTACTAACAATTTCCAAGAGAATTATTGCTGTCTTGTAACTTCTCTTAAACCTATTCTAAACTCAttagtctgccttttatttatatctattaatatgtgtgtttatgaatatgtataaaaTGTTTGTTATAATCCATGTCTCAACAATTCCTTTCTCCCTTAATTATTTTTCCAATAATACCCAAAGATCAATATACATGCACTGATTATTGATAGTGATATTCACTAGtgaaaaaatgaagcaaatatttaCCAATTTGAACTAAAACTCACAGAATACATGAGTGGTAAAATAGATGTTTAATATTTGAGAATCAACCTCCAAACACTGAAGAGTACTGTCTATCTATAAATGATAAAGTCTCACTGGGAATGCCCTGTTACTTTAAACACTCACCTCCACGGCATGCCTGAATAATGATAACCTTGGGCTTGTCTTTCAAGCTTGGGCACTTCAATGTGTTCATCATTTGAAAGATTGTGTCAACCTTTAAAATATCTGCAACTTCATTAGAGTATGTGACCCCACATATTCCCTCCTGGAGACCATGAGACATGAATACAAGGAAGGTACTGTCAGAAGTCTTGTGCTCTGGGCAGGCAGCAAATTCTTTCAATTCTTTTGTCATCTCCTGTGTGAGACAAGACAAGTGATTTGACGCTGTGATTTTACTAGGAACAGTAAAAGGAGTCcttgcataaatacataaatgtgagtgacatgaaaatgaaatttttaatttataattttatataaagcaaGGCTATAAAATTATAGGAAGTCATCCAAAATTATTGAACTGATACAAACTTTTTACAATTGGATATTACGTGAGACTTTGGCTAAACCATGTTTGCATTTGACAGGCATGCATTACGTTCAGTGGCTAGTCACCAAAGGATATTACCAGTACAGAACTAGCAAAACTTCAATCTTTAGGTTCTATAACATGTCTTCTAGCATTttctaagggggaaaaaaaaagacacgaaCACTGTTTCTATACCCTGAGAAGTCTTACCAGAGCTGTGAGATTTTCTTTGACTTTCACAGTATACCCCAGATCCTGCAGCAGCAACTTCATTTCTCTGAGGTCAACATCAGCTCCAACTCTCCGAGAAAGATGTTGAAAGTCTGTGTTGCAGATAATGAGGGCAAGACGTGTACGAGTGGGTGTTTTCATTATTGGATAAATCTGTATGAAAAGCAGATTGAATGAAGATCCTTGTTATTTCATTATCTACtttatgtgtttataaaaattcCTAATTCCTTTCTCTTAATCCTTTCAAGAAACCAATCCTGTtaaagttagattaaaaataGGGAGGAACCTGAAAGCTGATGGAATCTATGAAACACAGGTGAGTTCTGGGCATCTGACCTTGattttgaaattgaaattttaaaaatgaaggggGATTGTAGCTAGGATCTCTGAATTGTAAAATTGTGTGACTTAGGAGTATGGGGGGCTCATTAACTGTAGAGTTAACGTGGTTCCACATCTGACTTAGGTTCCTAATCGCTAAATTTGAGACGCTGCAATTAACTTGGCCATGACACAGAACTACCACCCTTGGGGATGCCCCCAGTATTCTTGAGCTTGTTCCATCCTAGATTCTGAGCGTAGCACCTCTGAATGATTTTCTTTCCATAATTTCTGGGCTATTTCTAAAGGGCAAAACTTGAGGGAACCACTCGGTCCAGGAAATGCGCCACCttctttgttcagtttttcttttgtttctgtaagagatgaaaaattcaataaatgCATTTAACTCTAGTGTTCTCCAATCCATTCTCTTACAGCCTTAGCTACATGTGGAGACAGGCAACCCTGACCTCATTACCACATTGCAGAACAAGATACATATTCCCACTCAGAG
Protein-coding sequences here:
- the Casp1 gene encoding caspase-1 encodes the protein MADKILRAKRKQFINSVSVGTINGLLDELLEKRVLSQEEMDKIKLENITVMDKARDLCDHVTKKGPRASQMFITYICNEDCYLAGILELQSGPSAETVVVTEDSKGGHPFSSETKEKLNKEGGAFPGPSGSLKFCPLEIAQKLWKENHSEIYPIMKTPTRTRLALIICNTDFQHLSRRVGADVDLREMKLLLQDLGYTVKVKENLTALEMTKELKEFAACPEHKTSDSTFLVFMSHGLQEGICGVTYSNEVADILKVDTIFQMMNTLKCPSLKDKPKVIIIQACRGEKQGVVLLKDSVGNSEEGFLTDAIFEDDGIKKAHIEKDFIAFCSSTPDNVSWRHPVRGSLFIESLIKHMKEYAWSCDLEDIFRKVRFSFEQPDSRLQMPTTERVTLTKRFYLFPGH